One Glycine max cultivar Williams 82 chromosome 6, Glycine_max_v4.0, whole genome shotgun sequence DNA segment encodes these proteins:
- the LOC100808291 gene encoding CASP-like protein 4A3 isoform X1, with protein sequence MNKSQSKNSESSTQFDSPHWDGTESPEKSPEKRDNSVAIVTVGKLKQFTPEKRAEHREPPENPPSAAVVMFNDQAAEEDQRTAEKAVPAVGGGERRSRSAAAAEGWKTDETVSKAALGFRLSEVVVCLISFSVMAADKTQGWSGDSFDRYKEYRYCLSVNIIGFAYSALQACDLTCQLATGKRLISHHLRNHFDFFMDQVLAYLLISSSSSAATRVEDWILNWGKDEFTEMATASIGMAFLAFVAFAISSLISGYTLCNRSSM encoded by the exons ATGAACAAATCGCAGTCGAAGAACTCCGAGTCGTCGACTCAGTTCGACTCGCCGCACTGGGACGGCACCGAGTCGCCGGAAAAATCGCCGGAGAAGCGCGACAACTCCGTGGCCATCGTGACCGTTGGCAAGCTCAAGCAGTTCACACCGGAGAAGCGCGCGGAGCACCGGGAACCGCCGGAAAATCCGCCGTCGGCGGCGGTGGTGATGTTCAACGACCAGGCGGCGGAGGAGGATCAGAGGACGGCGGAAAAGGCGGTTCCGGCGGTCGGCGGAGGAGAACGGAGATCAAGgtcggcggcggcggcggaggGGTGGAAGACGGACGAGACGGTGAGCAAGGCGGCGCTGGGGTTCCGGCTGAGCGAGGTGGTGGTGTGTCTGATTTCGTTTTCTGTTATGGCCGCAGATAAGACGCAAGGTTGGAGTGGTGATTCATTTGATCGCTATAAAGAATATAG GTATTGTTTATCTGTGAATATTATTGGATTTGCATACTCTGCATTACAAGCATGTGATTTGACATGCCAACTTGCCACGGGGAAACGCTTAATCAGTCACCACCTTCGCAACCACTTTGATTTCTTCATGGATCAG GTTCTGGCATATCTTCTGATATCGTCATCATCGTCTGCAGCCACACGGGTTGAGGATTGGATATTGAACTGGGGGAAAGACGAGTTCACAGAAATGGCCACTGCTTCAATTGGAATGGCCTTCCTCGCTTTCGTTGCCTTTGCTATCAGCTCACTCATCTCTGGTTACACTCTATGCAACCGAAGCTCCATGTGA
- the LOC100808291 gene encoding CASP-like protein 4A2 isoform X2: protein MNKSQSKNSESSTQFDSPHWDGTESPEKSPEKRDNSVAIVTVGKLKQFTPEKRAEHREPPENPPSAAVVMFNDQAAEEDQRTAEKAVPAVGGGERRSRSAAAAEGWKTDETVSKAALGFRLSEVVVCLISFSVMAADKTQGWSGDSFDRYKEYRYCLSVNIIGFAYSALQACDLTCQLATGKRLISHHLRNHFDFFMDQYPKVLTKKRLNMTDAAILGSGISSDIVIIVCSHTG from the exons ATGAACAAATCGCAGTCGAAGAACTCCGAGTCGTCGACTCAGTTCGACTCGCCGCACTGGGACGGCACCGAGTCGCCGGAAAAATCGCCGGAGAAGCGCGACAACTCCGTGGCCATCGTGACCGTTGGCAAGCTCAAGCAGTTCACACCGGAGAAGCGCGCGGAGCACCGGGAACCGCCGGAAAATCCGCCGTCGGCGGCGGTGGTGATGTTCAACGACCAGGCGGCGGAGGAGGATCAGAGGACGGCGGAAAAGGCGGTTCCGGCGGTCGGCGGAGGAGAACGGAGATCAAGgtcggcggcggcggcggaggGGTGGAAGACGGACGAGACGGTGAGCAAGGCGGCGCTGGGGTTCCGGCTGAGCGAGGTGGTGGTGTGTCTGATTTCGTTTTCTGTTATGGCCGCAGATAAGACGCAAGGTTGGAGTGGTGATTCATTTGATCGCTATAAAGAATATAG GTATTGTTTATCTGTGAATATTATTGGATTTGCATACTCTGCATTACAAGCATGTGATTTGACATGCCAACTTGCCACGGGGAAACGCTTAATCAGTCACCACCTTCGCAACCACTTTGATTTCTTCATGGATCAG TACCCAAAAGTACTCACCAAAAAAAGGCTTAATATGACTGATGCAGCAATTTTAG GTTCTGGCATATCTTCTGATATCGTCATCATCGTCTGCAGCCACACGGGTTGA